From Actinomyces procaprae:
GGCGATCGGGTGATCGCTGAGCGCCTCCCCGTCCTCGGGGTTGACTACCAGCACCGGGGTGCGGGTGGTGGGACGCAGGACCCCGGCATCGGAGACCTCCTCGCCCAGCACCGAGTTCACCAGCGTGGACTTGCCCGCGCCGGTCGAGCCGCCGACGACGACGATCGCGGGGATGTCGGCGTCGGCGAGCCTGGGCAGGACGTGGTCGCGGATCTGCGCGATGAGGCTGGAACGCAGGCGGCGCGCTTCCTCGACGCCGTCGGCGGCCAGGCTGAGGTCGAGTTTGTCCAGGTCCCCCACGGTGTCGGTGAGGACGTCGATTAGCTGCGCGCGGCTGAGCGCAGAGACGGGGACGTCTTCACCGGCGGTCAGCGGGGAAGCAGATGAGGCCATGGTCCAACCTTAGGCGGAAGGCGGGTCGCAGACGGTACCGACCCGCCATTGCGCCCTCGCGGCCCAACCCGGGCCCGGCGGTCGGCCGGAGCGACCGCCGCCCCCACGGGCAGCGGCGGTCGCGGCCGCCTAGGTCAGCGGCGGTCGCGGCGGGCGAGGCCGATGTAGCAGGCCACGAAGCAGACCAGGCCGATGGCGGAGAGCAGGCCGAGGTCGACCGCCCACTGGGAGGCGGTGTGGTCCCACAGGTCTTCGGCGCGGTAGGGCAGGATCTCGTTCATGTTGACCGTTGATGCGGCCATGGCGTAGCCCCAGCGGGCGGGGATGAACCAGGCCAGCTGCTCGAACACGGCCCTGCCCGCGATGGGGATGACGCCGCCGGCCAGCACCAGCTGCGCCATGATGGTGACCACCAGCACGGGCATGACCTGCTCGGAGGAGGACACGAAGGCGGAGACGGTCAGGCCCAACAGACCGGAGACGAAGGCGATCGCCCAGCAGCACGCGGCCAGCTCCAGGCCCGGGGAGCCCAGCAGGACGGCGTCGCTGGGGGCCTTGTTCAGTGCCAGGGCGATCCCAACCATGACGGCGGTCTGCACCGTGACGATCAGGGCGAGCACGAGCGCCTTGGCCACCAGGTAGGAGCCCGCCCGCAGGCCCACCGCCTTCTCCCGCAGGTACACGTCGCGCTCCCCCACCAGCTCACGGATGGTGGCGGCCATCCCGGAGAAGGCGGCGCCGGTGATGAGAATGACCAGTAGCTCGAGCGCCTGGGTGGAGTAGGTGACGCAGGGCTGCTCCGGCGTCGGATCCGGCAGGTCGGGGACGGCGAAGCCGTTGGAGCCGGCGATGGCCTTGGTGAGCAGGCCGATGATCACCGGCAGGGCCAGCATGAACACCAGGTAGGAGGGATCGGCGGCGATGATGCGCAGGTGGCGCCGTACCAGGGTGGAGACCTGCCGCAGGGCCGTCTGCTGGGGGGCCTGGCGGGTGTCGGCGTCGGTGGAAGTGGTCAGCTTGCGGCCGTCGCCGCGGCGGGTGGACGGGACGGTCGCCTCCAGGTGGGCGCGCAGCTCGGCGGCGTGGTTGCGGATCAGGGCGTACACGTCGGCGAAGCCGTCAATCGACACCGGGTCCGCGAAGCCGCCTCGGGGCGGATTCACAACCAGCCGCCCCGCCTGCCCGAACTCCGCCAGGCGGGTACGGAAGTACCCGATCACCTCGCGCGGAGCCCCGAAGTAGACGGGCGTGCCGCCGGCGGCGAGGATGAGGACCTTGTCGGCCCGGTCGATGTGGTTCTCATTGTGGGTGACCACGACCACGGTGCGTCCGGTGTCGCCGGGGCGAGTGCCGTGGGCGAGGGAGGCCAGCAGGTCCATCACGTCCCGGTCCAGCTGCGGGTCCAGGCCGGAAGTGGGCTCATCCAGGAACAGCAGGGACGGGCGGGTCAGCAGCTCGATGGCGGTGGACACGCGCTTGCGCTGACCGCCGGAGAGCTGCTTGACCTTCTTGTCCACGTGCTCGGACAGGTCCAGGTCCTCCAGGACCTCGTCGATCCGGGCGCGCCGCTCGGCCTTGGACACGTCCTTGGCGAACCGCAGCTCGGAGGCGTACTCCAGGGTCTGGCGCACGGTCAGGGCGGAGTGGACCACGTCGTTCTGCGGCACCACCCCGATCTTGTTGCGCATGACCGGGTAGTGCTCGTACACGTCCAGGCCATCGAACAGGACCTGCCCCTGCTGGGCCTTCTGCTCCCCGGTCAGGGCCTTGAGCAGGGTGGACTTGCCCGCGCCCGAGGGCCCCACCACCGCCAGCAGCTCATTGCCGGGCAGGGCGAAGGAGACGCCGTCGAGCAGGGTCAGCTTGCCGTCGTTGACGGAGAAGGTCAGGTCGCGGCCCACCAGCTCCCCCGCGGCGGCGGCCACCTGCACCTCGCAGGTGCCGTCCGGGCTGATGACCACGAAGGTGGAGCCCATGCCGAAGGTGGTCGGCTCGGTCACCCGGTAGCTCTGCACCCGCTGCTGGCCCACGAACACGCCATTGGTGGACCGCAGGTCCGTCACCACGATTCCCTGCGGGGTCAGGTCCACCCGCGCGTGGTGGCCGGACACGCGCGGGTCATCCAGGCGCAAATTGGCGTCGGGGGCCCGCCCGATGGTGCCGGAGGAGGTGATGGTCACCTTGGCGATGGTTCGACGGCGTCCGGTCGGGAAGCCGCCGGTGCTGCCAGACGCCGCCGAGCGAGGCGAGCCGGAGGAGCCGGCGATGGTTACCGACGACGCGGCGGGATCGACGAAGGTGGCGGCCGCCGAGGCGGACTCGGCGGAGGGCCCGTAGCCGGTCGGCGCCGAGTCGGCGGAGGGCCCGTAGCCGACGGGGGTGGACGCCGGGGCCTGCCGCGCCGGGGCCTGCTGCCCGTAAGACGACGGGGCGGGAGCCGGCGTCGGGGCGGGCGGCGCCGTCGGGCCCGGGCGGGGGGCGGCGGGAACTGCGGCGCCTGCCCCCGGGACGGAGCAGCCGGCGCGGGGGCGGGGGCCGCAGACGGGACTGATGCGGGCAGGGGCGCAGATGCGGGCGGGGCACCGGCCGGCGCCGTCGGCACCAGGTCGATGCCCGGCCCGGAGCTGTTGGCGAGGTAGACGCGGGTGGGTCCGGTGACCAGTGCGCGACGGGTGTCCTGGCCGGCCACCAGCATCCCGTTGGTGCGTGAGACGCACTCCACCAGCCAGCCCTCCGGCGTCGGCGTAATGCGCAGGTGCTCGCCGGAGACCACATTGGATGTGGACACGACGACGTCGCAGGTGGGACGCCGACCAACAGTGAAGGCGGCGGTGAAGATGCGCGGCTGTTCGTATGCGGGAGCGTTGGTCAGGCGCACGGCAAGCGCTGTGGGTGGCACGTGGGTCCTTCCGGGATCTTGGGAGCGGGAGTTCACCAGCTTGGCCGAAACGATACCTTCATCGTCCAGGAGCGCGAGGCAGTTCCCCCTCCTCCGAGTGGGAACTTCTGCCCATTGTGACGTACGCTGAGCCGGCAAGCCTCCGTAGCTCAATGGATAGAGCATCGGCCTTCTAATCCGCAGGTTCCCGGTTCGAGTCCGGGCGGGGGCACCACCGAAAAGTCCATATCGCGCGGGAAACCGCCCCTCCCCCACCAACGCTAGAGCCCGCTATTTCGTCTATTTCAGCTATGGTATGGCTGCACCTGGGGCTGCACCGATGGAGGGCTGGCATGGCGGGTAGGGGCAAGGGCGAGGGGTCCATCTACAAGGAGGCGTCCGGACTGTGGGCGGCGGTGATCCCGCTGCCGCCGGACCCGGTCACTGGCAAGCGGCGACGCAAGTATGTGCGCGCCAAGTCCAAGGCCGAGGCGGTCCGGAAGATGCGCGCCGCCCAGCTGGAGCTGGCTCGCACAGGTGACATCTCCACCGGCCGGGGGCTGACCCTCGCGGAGTGGCTGGACCGGTGGATCGAGCAGGACGTGGCGCCCCGACGTAAGCCGGCCACCACCGCCGACTACAAGTCGGTCATCCGTGTGCACATCAACCCGGCGATCGGCTCCCGCCGCGTCGACCAGCTCACCGCCGCCGACGTCCGCGCCCTCCACGCCCGCATCGCCGCCGCCGGCGCCTCCACCTCCACAGCCGCGAAGGTGCACCGTGTGCTGCGGGCGGCGCTCGCGGTGGCGGAGCGTGAGGAGATAGCCCCTCGTAATATCGCCCGCCTGGTCAAGGCCCCGCCCGCACCCATCAGGGCACCCCGTGCCATGACCGCCGACGAGGCCCGCCACTTCCTGGCCGCACGCACCACGGACCGTGCCCGGTGGATGGTCTCCCTGATGCTCGGCGTCCGCCAGGGCGAGGCCCTGGGCATGACCCTCACCAACCTGCACCTCGACGTCGCCGACGGCGGCACGCCGTGGGTGGATCTCGCCTGGGAGCTGCGCCGGGTCACCTGGGCGCACGGCTGCGGCCCCCACACCGACGGCGGCGGCTGGCCGTGCAGGCGGAAGCGCGGCTCCGACTGCCCCGACCGCACCGCCCCCATTCCCGACGGCATGGAGGCCGAGCAGGCCCACGGCGGCCTCTGGCTACTACGCCCCAAAACCGTCGGCTCCAACCGTCGCGTGGCCCTCCCAACCGTGCTCGCGGACGCGCTCGCGGAGCACATCGAAGCGGCTCGGCCGACTCGGTTCGTGTTCGAATCGTCGCCCGGGCTGCCGATCGATCCGCGGCGCGACTACGGCGCCTGGAAGGCTGCGCTCGCGGAGGAGGGGCTGCCGGAGATGTCGCTGCACTCGGCCCGCCACACGTGCGCGACGCTGCTGTTGGAGGCGGGGGTGCCGCTGCGGACGGCGCAGGAGATCCTGGGCCAGACGCAGGCGCTTACGACGGCGCGGTATCAGCACCCCAGTCTCGGGGTGCAGGCGCAGGCGCTCGACGCCGTCGCCGGGGCGCTCACCTGACCCTCAGCATGTCCTGATAGGCAGCGACGACCCAGCGCGCGACGTCAAGTTCTACGGCCAGCGCGCCCGGGTGCGGACCCACCGCAACCTCGGCGCGACGGTAGCTCTCGGGGGTGACGAGACGGCAGGCCACAGCCCGGTTGATGTGCGCCTCGACCGCGCCACCCTGGTGGCCGTCGTCCCCGCGGCGTGCGTGCTCCAGCTCGTGCATCAGCGTGGGGACGGCGAGGCGGTCGGGCATCCCCTCCCGCAGGAGGATCATGCGCGTGGCCAGGTGGTAGGCACCTCTCAGCCCGGCCGGCATGCGAGTTACCCAATGCACGAGGATGCCCTGCTCGGCAGCATTGTCGAGCAGGGCATCCATCGTTGGTCTCATGAGCGGGGATGCTAACCCTGACCTCAGACACGAATATCGACCGCACTTGTAGCACCTCACTTACAAGCAGGGTCGCGGTGCGCTCGCCGCCAACTCAGAGCGACTCGTCCTCCCCGTAGGGGATGTCCTGGGACTCCTCGCCAAGGTCGTCGCGCCATCCGGTCGTCTCCGCCAGCTCCTCGTCGGCTCCCGGCTCGACCTGGGCGGCAAGCTCCTCCAGAGGAGGCAACCCCTCCGGCCAATCAGCACGCCGCTCCCCCAGCTCGACAACCTTTGCACGCTCGCGCTCGCGGACCATCTCCTGCGCCTCACGCAGCACCTCCACCGGGTCTAGACCGAGCGACTCCGCGATGGCCTCCAGCTCACCTACTGTCATCGCTCGACCGCGGCGGAGCACGTCACCGAGACGAGTCAGCCGCACACCAGACCTTCGCGAGAGCTCACGCAGGCTCATCCCGCTGCCCTCAAGCGCGTCTCCAAGCGCCTCAGACACCCTCGCATCGGCCGGGTGCTGCTCAATCGACCTGCTACCCATATCGTGATGTTCTCACATGCGAACACGCAAGGCAATCCCTCTTGACAACGTTCGCGATTGCGAGCACTCTTCTCTCAGGCGTTCGCAATCGCGAACGGAAGGAGGAATGATGTCGGTCGCGTCCGAGATCCGAGCTGAGATGGCACGCCGCGGCGTCACGGGCACCGCGCTCGCCGACGAGGTGTCGCTCAAACGCCCGTACCTGTCCCTGCGGCTGAACGAACATGCTGACCTTAAGGTAGGCGAGCTCGTGGCTATCGGCGACGCCCTCGGCGTGCCCGGGTGGGAGCTACTGCGCCGCAGCAGGCGTCCCCAACCCGGGACTACCTCGGAGTCATCCCCCGCCGTCGTCGAACCCGAGCCAGGGGTGCAGGCACGCGGCATCGCCGCCGTCGAGCACGTGGGTGCTGCGCTCGCGGGTGTGCCGGCGGAGGACCTGCTGGCCCATGAGCAGGCGTGTGACTCGTGCTGGTCGCTGGACGACGCGGCCCGGCACCTGTCCGGTGACGAGGACCCAGCCACGCACCGCTCCTCCGACGAGGAGGTGGCGTGATGCAACGCCCTGTACTTGCCCTGCGGACGCCTGATGGCGCCATGTTGGCCACGGTCCCTGATGAGCCGGTGGAGATCATCATCGAGCCCCAGAGCCCTGTTGCAGTCGTGCGCGTCAGTCTCTTCGTGGAGGCGATCGAGGGAGCGCTATGGCTGCTTCCTTCCTCCCAGGGTCGGGAAGAGAAGGCCACCTCCTCGGTGAGTGGTGATGGGGATGAGGCCACCGAGGAGGTGCACCCCGCCGCCGGCCGGTTCGACTCCTGCCGGTCGTGCGGCGGGTGCGGGGCGGGGCTGGCGTCTCGTAGCTGCGCCGGCCCCGCCCACCCCACCACCAGTGACATCCCGGATGGGGGTGAGGCGTGATGGCCGCCGCGACGCTGGAGGCGATCGCGGAGCGCCTGGACCGGATCGAGCGGGCCCTGACCGCCGGCGCCGTCCCGGAGGTGCGGTCCCTGTCGGTGGCGGATGTGTGCCGCCTGACCGGTATCCCCCGCCCGGCCGTGCTGGCCGCGATCCGTACCGGGGATCTCCCGGCGATCGAGATCGGGGAGCGGACTCGGGTGGTGCGCCCCACCGACCTGGATGCGTGGCTCACTGCCCGTGAGCTCCGCGTCTGAACCCAGCCCAGACAAAGAAGTGGCCGCCAGCAATGTGCCTGCCGGCGGCCGGTGAGCCACAGAAAGGACAAACCAATGGCTCGAACCAAATCTTACAAGCCCCGTCACCTCGCCCCGCGGAAGCGTCTGGTCGATGTCATCCGGGACGCCGCCCACACCGCTGAGCACGGGCTGGCCGACTGGCTGCTCGCCGAAGACGGCGTCGCCGAGGGCACGACCGCCTACCTGAACTCGCTCACCGACAACACCATGGAGGAGGTGCCGGCCCGATGACTGCTCGTGTGTCTGGCCTGTCTCGCGCCGCCCGCGCGACTATCGCCGCTGAGGGGATCACCGTGCGCCAGTACGTCGACTACCACGTCGGCCCCGACACTGCCCGGTGGCCGGGTGACCGGTGCGGCTGCACCGATGACCGCTGCGACGGCTACCACCACATGGCCGGCGAGCCGTGCCCGTGCGTGGAGGTCCTGTCCCGCAACGCCGCAGCCACCTCCCGCGAGGAGGCGATGGTGCGATGAGTACGGAGAAGCGGATCATGGCTGGTGCGTGCCTGCTGTGTGTGGGTGTGCTAGTGGGCTGTGTGCAGGTGTGGCTGGCCGTGGCGGGCCGGGCGCCGGCGATGTCGGGGCTGTCGCTGCTGTCCCTGGGCCTGGGTGGCCTGGGCGCCGGCCTGATGATCGTGGCCGGTGATGGTGGACCCGCCCCTGCGGGTGTGGGCGCTGCGCCGGCCCGGCATGGTCCGGCCGGTGCTAGCGGTGCCGGCGGTGCTGCGGCGTCGGCGTCGACCCCTGACACCGACGACGTCGACGACGATGCCGGTGCTGAGGAGGTGCTGGCGGCCGCAGCGCGGATCGTGGACGGCGCGGTCGCGGATGAGGCGGACGCTGCCGTGGCCCGTATCCATGGTGTGCCGCACTCGCATCTGCGGATGGTGCTGTCCCCTGGTGGGCAGGTCACCACGGGCGCGGGCGCCACCGGAGACGGCGACGTCGAGGGTGACGACGTCGGGGTGCCGGGGGTGGTGTGCGAGCTGGTGGCCCCGTCCGGGTGGATGGGTGCGGGCCTGATAAGTCTGGCTGAGACGCTGATGAGCCACAGGCGGATGCAGGAGCTGCTGGGCCAGCTCGCGGCCGACGGCGACGCCTCCGCGATCGCTGCGGCCGAGTACCTGCGCATCGACATCCCTGATGGGAGGGAGCAGTGATGGGCCGGCCGGTTAAGGATTCGCCGACGATGGACCTGGTGCTGGCGGCAGTAGCCGACGGCAACCACGCCTACCCTGCCCTGGAGCGGGCCACGGGACGCACCCGTAAGCGGATCTCGACCATCCTGTCGCGCCTGCGCGGCAAGGGCCTGATCACAGGTACTGCGTCGGACGGCTCGGTGCGGGTCACCGACGCGGGCCGGCGGATGCTGGCCGGAGACCGGTCGGCTATCGGCCAGCTGGGCCGCTGCCCGACCACGGCACACCTGGTGCTGTCCACTCTCGCGGCGGCGGGCCCGTGCCCGCTGGGGGTGCTGGTGGACGCCACCGGCGTGCGCAAGTCCGCGGTGCGCGCCTGCCTCGCCAAGCTCCGCCAGCGCGGCCGCCTGTCCTACACGGGAGGCGCCTACGCCCTGACCGGCCAGGGACGCGCCCTGGAGGCCGAGTACACGGCCGCCTACGGCACCCCGCCCGGCCTGCCCACCAACGAGCAGGTCTCCGCGGCGTGGCGGGCCGAGCAGGACCGGCGGGAGGAGCGCGCCGGGCAGCTACGAGCCGCCCGGGCCGAGCAGGAGCGCCGGCGCGCCACCCGCAAAGCCGCCAAGCCCAAGCGCCGGCGTGCAAAGGCCGCCAAGCCGAGGACGGTTAAGCGCGCCACCAAACCAGCCGCCGCACCCGCTGCTGTGGCGTCGTCGGGGCCGGTGCGGCTCGGCCCCATCAGGGCCCAGCGGCGTCGTCCGCTGCCCACCGAAGGGTGGGTGCGCTGATGCCTCCTGCGAACAACATCTCGGCCGGGCCGCGCCGCAAGACGTGGATGGCCATGACGGACCACCAGCAGCGTCAGGCCCTGCGCCTGACCCTCAACACCCTGTCCGCCGCCGCGACCGGCAGCCCTGCCGGGGTCGCCCAGACCCTTGCCGAGGCCGCCGCCATTGCACCGGCGGTGGAGGACCACGTGGCGTGGGCGGCCGCCTACCTGACCGCGACGCTGCGCCTGACCGTCGACCCGACCGGCCAGGTCAGCCGCCACCTCACCACCGGCAGACAGCTGCGCGCCCAGACCGCGCCCGCCCAGGAAGGACTCTTCACATGACCACCACGACACTGGACATAACCCCACCCGCCGCGCTCGCGGACCGCGTGGTGATCGACGCCGATGACGACCAGGCGCGGCTGGTGGCTGAGCATCTGCTGGCCGCTGCCGCCGGGGGTGAGGAGACGGTGTGCGTCTCGCAGGCGACCCTCGCGGCGACGACGGGCCTGTCGGCGCGGACGCTGCGGCGGGTGCTGGACCGGCTGCTGGAGGCCGGCTGGATCACCGTCACGGTGGCGGCGACGCCGAATATGCCGGCCACCTACGACCTGTCCCGGCTGCGTGAGCTCGGGGTCATGCCGGCCTCGCAGCCCGCCTCGCCCGTCGGCGCGCCTGCTGGTGGTGTGCGCGTACTGACGGAGGCCGAGGCCCGCTCCCCGCTGGGGAATGTGGTGCCCGGTGAGCGAATCATGGTCGAGCCGGCTCTGTTGGAGGCGGGGTCGAACATCCGCCGGGCTTTGCGGGTGGATGAGCGCTTCACGGCCACGATCGCTGAGATGGGGGTGCTGCGCGATCTGCACGTGTATCCGACGCTGACGGGCCTGGTGGTGCTGGACGGGCACCGGCGCCTGGCCGCCGCCCTGGAGGCGGGCCTGGGGCTGGTGCCGGCGCTGATCGTTGAGCCCGCCGACGACGCCGACCGGATCAGTCAGCAGCTGGTGGAGAACGACGAGCACGCCCACACCCTGCCCACCGAGCGGGCCGACGCGGTCCGGCAGCTGATGCTGCTGGGCATGCCCAAGAGGGACCTGCGCAGGCGGGGCGTTGGGCCGGATGAGATCGACGCCGCCAAGGCGGTCACCGCGGCAGCGGAGCCGGTGCGTGAGCTCGGGCGTCGCGTGACGGGCCTCGACCTGGTGGCGCTGGGCAAGGTCGCTGACATCTCAGGGCAGATCGGCTCCCCGGAGGAGGTGGAGGAGATCGTCCAGGAGGTTCAGGCCCACCCGGAGCAGGTGGATCACATCGTGGAGCGCGCCCGGCGCGCCGTGCTGGCGCGGGACGCATACCAGCGGGTCGTGGACGAGCAGGCCGCCAATGGCGTGCGGGCGATCTCCTACGAACAGTTCCTCCACGAGGATCGATCCCGCTCCCGCATCCTGTCGGATCTGGTCGACGGCCGTGGCGAGCCGATCGACGAGGTCTCGCACGCCTCCTGTCCCGGTCACGTCGCCGTCGTGGACGTCGACTTCACGGTGTCGAGGGAACAGCGGGAGAAGGAGGGGCCCTCGTACCGGGTCCGCTGGTACGCGTGCATGGACTGGGCGGCCCACGGGCACCGCAACCGGTTCGCTGGCCCATCGTCGGGTGCGACGTCGGGGCCGCAGGACGAGCAGGTGCGTGCGGCGCGTGCCCGGGTGCGCCGGCGCAACGAGGACATGGACTCCGCTAACCGGGTGCGGCGGGCGTGGATCCGCGAGCAGCTGCTGCCCCGCCGGGTGCTGCCCACCGACGCCCTGGGCTACGTCCTCGCCGTGGTCCGCTACGCGCACTCCTACGTCACCGGCATGGCTAAGGACAAGGGCCTGGAGCACCTCGGGCTGTCTCCTGCCGGCCTGGACCAGGACGCCACCGGGTCACCGCGGGAGGCGAAGCGGGGGCTGCTGGCCTGGGCGCTGGCTCTGATGGAGGGGACCATCGTCCGCGATTCCTGGCGCCAGGACGACCCCGGCCACATGTACGACCGGATGCTCGCCACCCACCTGGACACCCTGGCCCGCTGGGGGTACGCCCCCGCCCCGATCGAGCAAGAGCTCATTGACGGGCTCGACACCACCGCTAACCACGACGACGAGGACGGTGTCGGCGAGGACGCCGGCACTGAGGAACACGAGAAGGGGGAGGACTGATGAGCGCTGTTGTGCGTTTGACTGTGCGGACCGCGTCGCTGCTGGGTGCGTTGCAGGGGCTGGTGCCGCACCTGCCGTCCCGGCAGCGGGATGAGGACCGGCCGGTCGGGGTCGGGGTGGCGCGCCTGACTGTCGCCGGCGACTACCTGCTGTGCCTGGCCGTCGCGAAGGACCGGGCCCGCTACGTGTGTACCCGGGCCCTGGTGGTCGACGTCGACGACGACGGCATGCCGGTGCCGGACGTGTGGGCCACCCGCCCGGTGCTGGCGGACCTGATCGGCATGCTGGCCCACGCCGACGCCCAGGACGTCGAGCTCACCATCGACGAGCGCAACCTGGCACTGACGGTGCGTGAGGTCGGGGTGCTGTGGGGCGGCCGCCAGGTCACCGTGCGCACGGACCCCCCGCCCCTGGACCCCGAGCGGGCCGACGTGGCCGCCATGCTGGTGCAGGCCTCCCAGGCCCGCCTGGCGTCCTGCGGGCACGTGGCCCTGTGGGCAAAGGACGCCACCGCCATGGGCCGCACCGCCGCGATGGTCGGTGACTCCCTGTCGTGCCGGCTCGGGGTCATGGGCGGGGATCAGACGGTCCTGGTGTGGGGGTACTCCGCTCGCCGCCGCACCGACGCCAACGACCTGGAGGAGGTGGTGCCGGGGTCCACCTACCTGGGCCTCACCATGGGCTCCCAGGACTCACACACGCTGCCTGTGTTTGAGGACGTGTCCTGCTACGCGGGGGACCTGCTGGACCCGCTGCTGGACGCCGTCCTGCCCGACCTCGACGGCGATGACGCCGACGCCGAGGTCTCCAGCATGGATGTGGAGGGCGCGTTCGTCCGCGCTATCGACGGCTACCTGGCCGGCCAGGACCCCGACGGCCCCGATGACACCGTCGGCGGCTCGCCGTGGGGTGGTGATGCGGCATGAGAGTGATCGTGCGTATCGAGCGGGACCTTGCCGGCCCGATCGAGGTCATCGAGGAGGTCCCCGCCGAGGTCGTGGATGAGTCGTCCGGGTCTGAGGTGGTGGCGGCCATCCGCCGTGAGGCGGCCCGGGTGGAGCGCCTGCTGTCCTGGGCCACCTCGCGGGCCCGCAGCCGCATCAACGCCACCACGGATCGGGAGGCGTGATGGGTACCCACGACCCCCGCGCCCCCCTGGTTCGACCTCTACACCAAGGACCACTGCCCGCGCTGCGACCAGGTGATCCGGCACCTGGAGCAGCTGGGCGCCCAGTACCGGGCCCGCCCGCTGGTCGATCACCCCGAGGCCCGGCGCCTGGCCGCCGACCAGCACATCACCAGCGCGCCCGTAGTGGTGGCAATGACCCCCGTGGGGCTTGTGGCCGGCGTGTGGGGCGGCTTCCGCCCCGACAAGGTCCGCCAGCACATCGACAACTACACGCCCAGCGTCTGGGACGAGCAGGAGGCCGGAGCATGACCACCAACACGACCCCCACCGATCTTGGGGTGCTGGTGTGGGACGCGGAGATGCGCCTGGCGGCCGCCGACGTCCTGACCGGCAACGGCCGGGACGGCCGGCGGGAAAAGATCCGCAAGACGCGGGCGATCCGGACCGTGGCTGAGGCGACCGCCCGCTACCGGCGCGCTCCTCGCCTTCACCGGGCGCGGATCGTCATCGACGTCGACTACCCCGACCGCCGCCGCCGGGACATCCACAACCTGCACTGGACCGTCAAGCCCCTGGTCGACGGCCTCACCAGGGCCGGCCTGCTCCCGGATGACGACGACCGCCACCTGGACTGCATCACCCTCCAGCCCTCCGGTCGGCTCTCGCCCAAGATCCTCGGCCAGCGCACCTACACCTTCCACATCCACGTCTACCAGGAGCC
This genomic window contains:
- a CDS encoding ATP-binding cassette domain-containing protein, with the protein product MTITSSGTIGRAPDANLRLDDPRVSGHHARVDLTPQGIVVTDLRSTNGVFVGQQRVQSYRVTEPTTFGMGSTFVVISPDGTCEVQVAAAAGELVGRDLTFSVNDGKLTLLDGVSFALPGNELLAVVGPSGAGKSTLLKALTGEQKAQQGQVLFDGLDVYEHYPVMRNKIGVVPQNDVVHSALTVRQTLEYASELRFAKDVSKAERRARIDEVLEDLDLSEHVDKKVKQLSGGQRKRVSTAIELLTRPSLLFLDEPTSGLDPQLDRDVMDLLASLAHGTRPGDTGRTVVVVTHNENHIDRADKVLILAAGGTPVYFGAPREVIGYFRTRLAEFGQAGRLVVNPPRGGFADPVSIDGFADVYALIRNHAAELRAHLEATVPSTRRGDGRKLTTSTDADTRQAPQQTALRQVSTLVRRHLRIIAADPSYLVFMLALPVIIGLLTKAIAGSNGFAVPDLPDPTPEQPCVTYSTQALELLVILITGAAFSGMAATIRELVGERDVYLREKAVGLRAGSYLVAKALVLALIVTVQTAVMVGIALALNKAPSDAVLLGSPGLELAACCWAIAFVSGLLGLTVSAFVSSSEQVMPVLVVTIMAQLVLAGGVIPIAGRAVFEQLAWFIPARWGYAMAASTVNMNEILPYRAEDLWDHTASQWAVDLGLLSAIGLVCFVACYIGLARRDRR
- a CDS encoding FHA domain-containing protein, translated to MLYPLSYGGLPAQRTSQWAEVPTRRRGNCLALLDDEGIVSAKLVNSRSQDPGRTHVPPTALAVRLTNAPAYEQPRIFTAAFTVGRRPTCDVVVSTSNVVSGEHLRITPTPEGWLVECVSRTNGMLVAGQDTRRALVTGPTRVYLANSSGPGIDLVPTAPAGAPPASAPLPASVPSAAPAPAPAAPSRGQAPQFPPPPARARRRRPPRRRLPPRRLTGSRPRRGRPRRPPPSATGPPPTRRRPATGPPPSPPRRPPPSSIPPRRR
- a CDS encoding tyrosine-type recombinase/integrase — its product is MAGRGKGEGSIYKEASGLWAAVIPLPPDPVTGKRRRKYVRAKSKAEAVRKMRAAQLELARTGDISTGRGLTLAEWLDRWIEQDVAPRRKPATTADYKSVIRVHINPAIGSRRVDQLTAADVRALHARIAAAGASTSTAAKVHRVLRAALAVAEREEIAPRNIARLVKAPPAPIRAPRAMTADEARHFLAARTTDRARWMVSLMLGVRQGEALGMTLTNLHLDVADGGTPWVDLAWELRRVTWAHGCGPHTDGGGWPCRRKRGSDCPDRTAPIPDGMEAEQAHGGLWLLRPKTVGSNRRVALPTVLADALAEHIEAARPTRFVFESSPGLPIDPRRDYGAWKAALAEEGLPEMSLHSARHTCATLLLEAGVPLRTAQEILGQTQALTTARYQHPSLGVQAQALDAVAGALT
- a CDS encoding ImmA/IrrE family metallo-endopeptidase — protein: MRPTMDALLDNAAEQGILVHWVTRMPAGLRGAYHLATRMILLREGMPDRLAVPTLMHELEHARRGDDGHQGGAVEAHINRAVACRLVTPESYRRAEVAVGPHPGALAVELDVARWVVAAYQDMLRVR
- a CDS encoding helix-turn-helix domain-containing protein is translated as MMSVASEIRAEMARRGVTGTALADEVSLKRPYLSLRLNEHADLKVGELVAIGDALGVPGWELLRRSRRPQPGTTSESSPAVVEPEPGVQARGIAAVEHVGAALAGVPAEDLLAHEQACDSCWSLDDAARHLSGDEDPATHRSSDEEVA
- a CDS encoding helix-turn-helix domain-containing protein; this translates as MAAATLEAIAERLDRIERALTAGAVPEVRSLSVADVCRLTGIPRPAVLAAIRTGDLPAIEIGERTRVVRPTDLDAWLTARELRV
- a CDS encoding ParB N-terminal domain-containing protein gives rise to the protein MTTTTLDITPPAALADRVVIDADDDQARLVAEHLLAAAAGGEETVCVSQATLAATTGLSARTLRRVLDRLLEAGWITVTVAATPNMPATYDLSRLRELGVMPASQPASPVGAPAGGVRVLTEAEARSPLGNVVPGERIMVEPALLEAGSNIRRALRVDERFTATIAEMGVLRDLHVYPTLTGLVVLDGHRRLAAALEAGLGLVPALIVEPADDADRISQQLVENDEHAHTLPTERADAVRQLMLLGMPKRDLRRRGVGPDEIDAAKAVTAAAEPVRELGRRVTGLDLVALGKVADISGQIGSPEEVEEIVQEVQAHPEQVDHIVERARRAVLARDAYQRVVDEQAANGVRAISYEQFLHEDRSRSRILSDLVDGRGEPIDEVSHASCPGHVAVVDVDFTVSREQREKEGPSYRVRWYACMDWAAHGHRNRFAGPSSGATSGPQDEQVRAARARVRRRNEDMDSANRVRRAWIREQLLPRRVLPTDALGYVLAVVRYAHSYVTGMAKDKGLEHLGLSPAGLDQDATGSPREAKRGLLAWALALMEGTIVRDSWRQDDPGHMYDRMLATHLDTLARWGYAPAPIEQELIDGLDTTANHDDEDGVGEDAGTEEHEKGED